Genomic segment of Vitis riparia cultivar Riparia Gloire de Montpellier isolate 1030 chromosome 19, EGFV_Vit.rip_1.0, whole genome shotgun sequence:
caaCTTTAGAGTAGACCTCTGCTTTGCACTCTAGTCTTCAGAAAATAAGTATACTATTCCATGGAATAATGTGCTTGGCAGTTGGTCTCAGATTTTTCACACCAGCAATAATTGAGACAGAGGTAAAGCGTTAAGTCACAAAATCAAGGATAAAACTAGAGGCACGTATGCAAGGTGAACAACTGATTCAAAACCTTTGAATAAATATACCATGAAATTTGTATCAGATTTATGTTTCTTAggcaacaaaaagaaaagtttaTACCTGATTCTGATGCAGCCATCCTTACGTAAAACTCTTGCCCATTTTGAGTGAAGTCTCTGATGTCAATCAAGTCACCAAACCAGAGCAAGCATCCACTTCCTTCTCCTCTGATATCTGAATTTGCATAAGCAGTGCAAGAGCAGTTCCTCAAGCACAGGGAAGCACATTCCTTAAGGTTCATGCTTTCATTAAACGAGGAGTTCCGCGTGTCTGCCAGTTTCACACCAGAGTACTTTACAAATCCATCACCCTTCTGACAATCCAGCGGAGTGCTTCGAATGCATCCATTTGACCAGTCTGCCATGTCCCAATTGCTTTGGAACTTTGGCTTAAATCCCTTCATGCACTCACATTTTGGAGATTCATCAATCTTACAGATTCCATATACTCCACATATTGCATAATTGTCACAGTCATCCCTCTGTGAAGTTAAGTAAAGAgtccattcattttttttatcagtcCATATGAACCTCTGTGAATAACCATCAGGAGTTAACACACGCCTCACAAAAACAGAGCTGTTAACAAGATGATAAATAGTATATATCTCCTTTTCATTAGAAACATAATCAGATGTAAAAAGTGAGTTGTTTGTTAATTGTGGTATTCCACCAAATCGAACACCATTCCATGGTCCAGCACGAAACTTTACAGCTAAACCATTCCTCAAAAATGGTTGTGGAAATCCACTTAGATCAATCCCATAAGTAAAATTACCTTTAGAAGGGTCATCCGCACTCTTCCAAGATGACAGGTACCGATCCAGGCCTGTTACTCTGTTCCATCCAAACTTCATGCCTGGTAGAAGAGTATCGCATGGATAATCAAAACTCTGCCATAGGAAATTTTCCGGGTCACTATCATTGCCATTTCTCATAACAAGATTTCCTGATTCCAAAAGCTGAGCGTTTGGATCCTGTGCAGAACGTGATGAACTAGAATTCCAAAGAATTCCATTAGTACCGTTGACCAGAACAAGAATTCCCTGCTCAGTGACCTTTAAAACTCCCGATGAATCAGTTAGTGGACTTTCTCTATTGGCAACCCATACCACTGTCCCAGTAGCCACTTTCTTGTACCATATCCCCAAGTATCGATTCTTGGAATTACCTGGACTGAAGAAACCCAGTTCAAAGCTCCCACCCGCTGAAGTGATGGTCTCACCATCTGTAATGTTTTGATTTACAATTATGGTGTCTACTGCCACGGAGATTCTTAAGAGGGATAATACATAGGAGAAGATAACTGCAACTGTTGTAAGAGAATCCATAGTTGTTCCTAGATAGAAAATGCCTGAGATTTTAGGTGCTTTCCAAGtctccttatatttttctttccccATGTAAGATTTTGCATAGGTTGCTTCATATATCAAAGTCACTGTAACTCTCCATCGTTAGCCATAACTCCGGAAATCTATTCATGTCATTGTTTTTATTGGCATTCAATGGTGGGGTCCCTTGAGTTAAATATATGAATGATTTGTATGACTTAGAGAAGAACATCTCACCCACATCCCCATCCACATTTAATTTTCCATACCTCTTAAAGTGGGCTAGGAATTAGTTTATACAACAAGTTGAAGTAAGGACCAATAACAGAATGAATGTTGTAGCAACCCTCTTTCAGGTCATTTACAGCTCACATACAGAGAACATTCATGTGGTCCAGTTTCTAATTAAACTTCAAATACTGAGTAGCTTTCACGACTTGTTAAATATTTGGATTCtctagtttcctttttttttttcccaactttGGAACGATGCCCACGTGACTTGTTGCCAGCACTTGACTCAAATTTATATGGGTGTATAGACTTGTTTACACCTTAGATATTGAAATGAAGCTTTGAGCGAAGTCATCACAGTTGGCTGGACCTGCATGGAAGTTGGTTATGCTCCTCCGGGtataaaaatttagaagagGACTACTTTGTTCTCTCACAAGTCCCAAGGCTCCTTGAGCTTCAATGACTTGTTGTAGTGATTTGATGAGGGCATCTCTATCTCTGGGATGGCTGACACCGATCCTCTCAATCAACAAATAGCTCATACATTGTGATGAGGAAAGAATGATCTCAATCAATTGACAACTTACACGTTGATCATAATTAGAGAATCATAACTCCTTTTTGCTAAAGGACTTAGGAGCTTTGcattattttcttggaattaAAGTGTTTTGGGATTCCATAGGACTTTATCTAACTTGGTCCAAATATATACTTGACTTGTTAAAATGAACTAACATAGAACCAGCCAAAAGTTGCCCTACACTAGCAATTATGGGCTTACAGCTATCCAGTTCTAGTGCACCTAACTTGAACAATGAGAAGTTGTATCACAACACTGTAGGGGCATTACAATATCTCATGATTACTTGACTAAAATATCATACATTATAAACAAATCAAGTCAGTTTTTACAATTTCCAACTGATATGCGTCAGAAAGTTTGTAAATGAGTCTTGAGATACTTGCATGGGAGTATCGATCATGGCCTACACATTCAATCAGCTTCTGGTTTTAGTCTCACTAGCTTCTCAGATGCTGATTGGGTCAGATGTGTTGACGATCCAAGGTCTGTTAATGGCTTCTATGTTTTTCTTGGTCCTAACATTGTCTCATGGAGTTCACGTAAGCAAAAGTTCATTGCAAGGTCCAACACTGAGTCTTGATTCAAAGCATTCGCTCACACAGCAGCAGAGGTGACCTGGTTACAAGCCTTAAAAGATCTACAAGTCCCTAATTCTTCATGTCCTGTAATCTGGTGTGATAACATTAGGGTAGCTTGCATTACTGCAAAACTGGTTACACAAGCTCGCACCAAACAAATGGAAGTAGATGTCCATTTTGTACGTGACAAAGTGCTGCAGAAGGAGTTAGACATTCGGTATGTACCTACAAAAGATCAGGTAGCTGATATACTAACAAAGCCCTTGTCTATATCCCAGTTCAACATCCTTAAGGTCGAGCTCAATGTGAAGGTGTCCCCATTTCACTTGAGGTGGCATGTTTGACAGAATGTTGCAGTTACAAAATTAGTTTCAGAGTTAATTGAGTTTAGCTTTAACAGTTCCACAGTTAGTTGAGGTTAGATTTAGAATTAGATAAAAGAAAGAATCAGTTAGTCTCCAACCAACTTGTAATCTTCTCTatagaaaggaaaagagagaaagaaaaaacagaggTCAGTTGTATTTCTCGCATGCCGTGATTCTATCTCCAATGTTCTGCTCTGTTTTTCAGTCTCAACATCTTATCTCCTATGCAAGGTCCAACACTCGGCCAAGATTCAAGAGGCATGTTCATGCACACATTATGCCATATATTAAACTGTAATTGAAAGCTAAAACAACAAACATGTTGAAATTTTATGTGGACCGGTGCTAAACTTCAGGTTATTGGtgctttatataaaagaaactgTTTTTCTCCTTGAAGTTTTGTgtcaaatttacttttcttcTGTTAGGAACAGATAAGTTCATACCTAATTCCGATGCAGCCATTCTTAAATAAAGCACTTGTCCATTTTCAGCTATAGCTACCAAATCGAATCACTAAACCAGGCAAAGCATCCACTTCCTCATTTATATGTGAATTAGCAACGCCCTTGAGGTTCATACTTTGATTAAACCATGAGCTCTACCTGTCCGGGAGTTTCATACCTGATAACTTTACAATTTGTCACTCATCTAATGAATTAGCCGAGTGGGAATTACACCAGTCTCCATAGACACTTTCCTGTATCATATCCCTAAGCCTGAATTTGTGGAGTTATCTGGGCTGAAAAACCCTAGCTCAAAGCCGCAAACAACTCCAATGATTACCTCACATCTACTGTTGACGTACATAGGATAAGAAAATTGTGGTTGGTTGGCCATGACCAATCAATCTTTTTCCGTGGATATATATTATTCTAGCATTAAGTGGCATATATTCCCttcaaataaataacaaaatcaatCCCAATTTGCAGCTAGAATCTACTTAATTAACCTCTTGTTCTTGATGCTAAAGTGTTAAAaggtcatatttttctttttaatttttttacttgattCTGACATGTTAAAATAGTAATCTTATTAACTTATTTAAGAGAGAAACCCCTTTTTTAGCAGATATCAAATATCAACAAAAGACCAAAAACAGAGTCAAGGTTTCTCTACAAGGTGCAAgtaattagtatttttttttataagaatagcTTTTTTAATATGGTCAACTTCTATCATTGAACTTACATACCATGAATAACTATCATAATCGATACAAAAAGACAGCAGCAAAGACTGATCACCAAATAACATCTTAGATGAGTCTTTTGTTAGAAGCTAAGCAGTATGATTGCAAAAAAGTTGCCAAATGTAGTTGAAACTTAAGCTTATATTGTCATAGGTCTAATGACAACAAAACATCAACATGAAGCATCTTCTATCGAGCTTCCAACAATGTGATGGTGGGTTGAATACCAGAGGAAGAATTTGCATCCATCATATTCCTATCAGTGAAGAAACAAGGCTCTTTGGGCCGAGGTAGTGCCCCCTCACTACCCAACATCAGAATCACAGAGTGCATGCTTGGTCGATCATCCGGGAAACGTTGTACGCATAATAGGCCCACATTGATTGAACGTAGCACTTCAAATAGATTGCAGGTGTTCACTATTGATGTATCAATAAATTCTAAAGACCCACCTTCTATATAGAGTGTCCATGCCTAAAGAATTGAAAAGAGGATCAGCACTGCCTTTATATAGTGAAAtaaggaaataagaaaatattaccCAATACTTACATGCCCAAGAAGATTAAGGTCATGGCCTGGGTGGCtaaatcctctgtttctcttcccacTTACAATCTCTAGCAACAAAACACCAAAGCTAAAAACATCGGATTTTGTGGAATACAATCCTTCACTTGCATACTCTGGAGACATATAACCTCTGTAGGAAACCGTTGAAGAAGGGGTTAAATTCACAAGCAATGGAGATAAAGACTTTATACATATCACTAAATATACTTACAATGTTCCAGCCACTCTTGTTGTGTTTGCTTCAATTTCATTTCCTCCAAAACTTCTTGCTATTCCGAAGTCTGAAATTTTGGGGGTCATTTCATTATCTAGTAAAATATTTTCTGCTTTGAGATCTCTATGGATTATCCTGAGTCTAGAATCTTGATGAAGATAAAGAAGGCCTCGAGCAATCCCATTGATAATAAGGAAGCGCTTAGGCCAATCTAGTACCCTGCTTCGCATGTGATctgtccattttttttatcattcaagttaACCCATTCTACTACTtggattattgaaaataaatgaaaaccatTTCAAGAAACAAATGATTACAAATTTCAAGAGAGTTGTTCAAAGCAAACATATAACAATAAAAGTGAGTATAATTGAAACTCATTCTCAATGACTGAAAAACATTGTCAAAGAGACACAAATAGATAATGGATCTTAATGGTAGGGTTCCAAAATcctaactttttaaaaaaatgttagagaaaataaaaatatgaaaaatgttctAAATAAATGCATCTATGCTTTATCTTGGCCCTAAGGATTTTTCTTTGAGATTTGTCAAATCCATGGTAAATAAAGAATTTCCCTAGCATGTATAGGAGAAGAGAGATAAAAGAGAAGCTACTCAATTAGACAAAGAAACTATATAGTGGTTTTAGAGAGTCGAACCAAAAATGTACAAGTCCAAGCTTTTGTTGGGCATGTATTCATAAATCAACAATCTTTCTCTGCCATGAATGCAACATCCAAGAAGCTTTACAAGATTTCGGTGCTGAAGTTTTGTAATggattcaacttcatttttgaactctTTTAATCCTTGTCTAGAAGTTTTTGACATCATCTTTACTACTATTTCTTGTCCTTCTTGCAATATTCCCTGAAAACatcatattctttttattctGAAAGCTTTTCAATTTAAAAGAAACTTGTCCATATTCAATATGAAGAGTCCTAAAGAAACTAGAGACACAAAAATGTTGGCACATACATCGGCTTCAAAACTTTAAGGCGTATAGTGGCCTTGATACATGTTGTTTcatttagatactatgaagatTGGGGACATCAACTACTTCTCAAGATGCTTAGCTATGTatctataatgttttattaaCTTGTAACTTGTCTTATCCAAAAGGAAAAGTATAACCCTACCTTATAGACAGGTCCAAAACCACCCTCTCCAAGTTTATTGTCACTAGAAAAGTTATTGGTGGCATTCAATAATGTATCCAAGTCAAATAATGGTAAATCTAGATGCTCTTGGCCTTCATTGTTTTCACCTTCTTTTGATTTATGATCCATGTATTCTGCAAAATGGAGAATAAAATGAAGGATTAAAGAATTCACCAACCTGGAATTTAGCCCATTTCCAAGCCTAGATCATTTCATTATTTCTAAAATCAAGCCAAGTCAATCTATTgctcctttttttattattattacataatcAAACAACGTGTAGAAGTACTTTTGACTAATACATATGGTGATACAAACACTATGATTTGTTACTTACCTTTTTTCTGTAGctgcttcttcctcttcttgaGCACATACAAGATCAGGACTGGACTTAAAAAAACTATTCCTGTAATTGATATAGAGATGACAATGACCtgctttctcttcttcttggaGCTACTATTTATGCTTGAAGAAGCTTCTTGacacaaaaggaaagaaattaagAAGGAAAGCTaggaaataaattagaaaaactataaattcCTATGAACAGTAACTATTGatctaaaatatatttgttgtttaCAACCATGAAGGTAGAAGTTCAAGGAGCTGCAATTGCCATAGGATTTGAGAGCACAAATCAGTTGGTGTATTGGTGTGTTATAGCATCTATCTTAATACAAttgaaatctaaaagaaaaatattccaaCTTTTGAGTAGACCTCTACTTTGCACTCTAGTCTTTAGAAAATACGTATACTATTCCATGAAATAATGTGCTTGGCAGTTGGTCTCAGATTTTTCACATCAGCAATAATTGAGACGGAGGTAAATTAAGATTTAAGTTGCAAAATCATGGGATTGAACTAGAGGCACATATGCAAGGTGAACAACTGATTCAAAACTTTTGAGTAAATATACCATGAAATTTGTTTGAGATTTATGTTTCccaagtaagaaaaagaaaagtttataCCTGATTCTGATGCAGCCATCCTTGCATAAAACTCTTGCCCATTTTGAGTGAAGTCTCTGATGTCAATCAAGTCATCAAACCAGAGCAAACATCCACTTCCTCCTCCTCTGATATCTGAATTTGCATAAGCAGTGCAAGAGCAGTTCCTCAAGCACAGGGAAGCACATTCCTTAAGGTTCATGCTTTCATCAAACCAGGAGTTCCGCGTGTCTGGCAGTTTCACACCAGAGTACTTGACAAATCCATCACCCTTTTGACAATCCAGCGGAGTACTTCGAACGCATCCCTTTGACCAGTCTGCCATGTCCCAATTGCTTTGGAACTTTGGCCTAAATCCCTCCATACACTCACATTTTGGAGATTCATCAATCTTACAGATTCCATATACTCCACATATTGCATAATTGTCACAGTCATCCTTCTGTGTAGTTGAGTAAAGAGTCCATTCATTTTTTTGATCAGTCCATGTGAATCTTCGTGAATAACCATCAGGAGTTAACACAAGCCTCAAAATAACAGAGCTGCTAActagagaataaataaaatatatctcCTTTtcattagaaacaaaattaaatgtatAAACTGAGTTGTTTGTTAATTGAGGTATTCCACTATATCGAACACCATTCCATGGTCCTGCACGAAACTCTACAGCTAAACCATTCCTCAATAATTGTTGTGGAAATCCACTTAGATCAATCCCATAAGTAAAATTACCTTTAGAAGGGTCATCAGCACTCGTCCATGATGACAGGTACCGATCCAAGCCTGTTACTCTGTTCCTTCCAAACTTCATGCCTGGTAGAAGAGTATCGCATGGATAATCAAAACTCTGCCATAGGAAGTTTTCTGGGTCACTATCATAGCCATTTCTCATAACAAGATTTCCAGATTCCAAAAGCTGAGCGTTTGGATCCTGCGCAGAACGTGATGAATTAGAATTCCAAAGAATTCCATTAGTACCGCTGACCACAACAAGAATTCCCTGCTGAGTGACCTTTAAAACACCTGATGAATCAGTTAGTGGACTTTCTCTATTGGCAACCCATACCACCGTCTGAGGAGCCACTTTCTTGTACCATATCCCCAAGTATCGATTCTTGGAATCACCTGGACTGAAGAAACCCAATTGAAAGGTCCCACCCGCTGAAGTGATGGTCTCGCCATCTCTAATGTGTTGATTTACATTTATGGTGTCTACTGCAGTGGAGATTCTTAAGAGGGAGAATACATAGGAGAAGATGAACACAACTGTTGCAAGAGCATCCATAGTTGTTCCCAGATAAAAAATGCCCAAGATTTTAGGTGCTTTCCAAGCCCCCTTATATTTTCCCTCGCCCCCTAGGATATAGCATTGTGTTTGACTTGTATGACTTAGAGAAGAACATCACCTCCACCGTTCATCATTGGAGGTCCTTCATCcaaattagatttttctatACCTCTTAAAATTGAGTAGCTATTAATTTATCCCTTACAACAATTTATGAACGATCTCATCTTTTCTTTAGAAGAATTACAAGTTGAAGTAAAGAAGACCAAGAACAGAGTGTTGGATTTTTGACAAGTATACAAtagtttaaaaaagaataattcatAAACTAACATAgtgaacaaaaatatttttaaatctacgGTTTTTGCTAAGtgggaaaaagaaattaaatttgaagtaaaaataGTCTCTTATGGGCAAAAATGTATTTTGAAgagatgaattttaaaattctttaaaaaacaaaatttataggCCAAGATCGTCtcttgaataaaatatttctttttattatttttttagaaaagttcTAGACAAAAATCCTTTATGCAAAAATGTGTTTTGAGGagatgagttttaaaaattctttaaaaaacaaaatttgtagGCTAAATTGGTCTCTTAAATAAaagatttcttattattattattttaaaaaaaagtctaaaattgtctattgaagagacgatttcataaaaaataaaaaaaaaaaaaaaaaaaaaaaagaaaaagaaagaaatagaaggagttcttatttttaataatactttaattaataatatattttaataataaaattaatataaatatatgcattgtaatattaattaatttaagtttattatatttgatatattatttataattataatatttataaaagtataaattatatttagcatctactattaaaaaaaatactattttacgTTGAGATAAATATcgataacaaaaatattttgatctttatcaccaattttatttctaaattaatttaattaattgtaactataaatagaaattagttttattttattttattttttatttataatataaataatacatatttttaattttgaaactttatctACTACTTTCTTGTtccttttaaatttcatattaaaacaaatctattatcaattttattttatttgagtttataaaaaataattttattacctatttctttttttagtttattaaatatatatattttttttacaaattgaataattttttatttttaaattaattttattagataaactttaaaaataaaaatattattctttaatttaaaatttaacggtaaaaaaatagagaaaaataaattatttttaaattgattaatactcaaaaaattatttgtttcattttaaattgattaatattcaaaaaattatatctcttaaagttgaaatttttattcaaaattaatttgttgaataataaattggtttatttttctatattttatttcttttactattaaattttaaattttaaaaacattttttattttaaagcttatctaataaaattaatttcaaaattaaaacgaaaaaaaatcattcattttgtaaaaaataaaaaataaaaattactaaactaaaaaaggaaatttataataaatttattattttataaactcaattttcacctcaaattaataatagttttttttcttaatttgaaaGTGAAACGAACAAAAAGTAATAgataatatctaaaaattaaaatatttattatttatcttataaataaaaaataatataaaactaaatgAGTTTCTAGTTAGagttataattaataaaattaatttaatgataaaaattggagataaagatcaaaatattttttaaatcaatatctaaattaatataaaatagtgttttttaaatataaaatgccaaacataatttatacttatatatatatattagtattgataaataatatatcccaataaatacaattatttttatatattaaatttaatagataaaattaattaattaattctataatacatatatttataataattatattattatacaaatgttatgtgttttattatttttaatgatatttttaattaataatacaaTGCtacatcatttaaaaatatgaggtgatgaccaaaata
This window contains:
- the LOC117909142 gene encoding uncharacterized protein LOC117909142, which translates into the protein MDALATVVFIFSYVFSLLRISTAVDTINVNQHIRDGETITSAGGTFQLGFFSPGDSKNRYLGIWYKKVAPQTVVWVANRESPLTDSSGVLKVTQQGILVVVSGTNGILWNSNSSRSAQDPNAQLLESGNLVMRNGYDSDPENFLWQSFDYPCDTLLPGMKFGRNRVTGLDRYLSSWTSADDPSKGNFTYGIDLSGFPQQLLRNGLAVEFRAGPWNGVRYSGIPQLTNNSVYTFNFVSNEKEIYFIYSLVSSSVILRLVLTPDGYSRRFTWTDQKNEWTLYSTTQKDDCDNYAICGVYGICKIDESPKCECMEGFRPKFQSNWDMADWSKGCVRSTPLDCQKGDGFVKYSGVKLPDTRNSWFDESMNLKECASLCLRNCSCTAYANSDIRGGGSGCLLWFDDLIDIRDFTQNGQEFYARMAASESEASSSINSSSKKKRKQVIVISISITGIVFLSPVLILYVLKKRKKQLQKKEYMDHKSKEGENNEGQEHLDLPLFDLDTLLNATNNFSSDNKLGEGGFGPVYKGILQEGQEIVVKMMSKTSRQGLKEFKNEVESITKLQHRNLVKLLGCCIHGRERLLIYEYMPNKSLDLYIFDHMRSRVLDWPKRFLIINGIARGLLYLHQDSRLRIIHRDLKAENILLDNEMTPKISDFGIARSFGGNEIEANTTRVAGTLGYMSPEYASEGLYSTKSDVFSFGVLLLEIVSGKRNRGFSHPGHDLNLLGHAWTLYIEGGSLEFIDTSIVNTCNLFEVLRSINVGLLCVQRFPDDRPSMHSVILMLGSEGALPRPKEPCFFTDRNMMDANSSSGIQPTITLLEETWKAPKISGIFYLGTTMDSLTTVAVIFSYVLSLLRISVAVDTIIVNQNITDGETITSAGGSFELGFFSPGNSKNRYLGIWYKKVATGTVVWVANRESPLTDSSGVLKVTEQGILVLVNGTNGILWNSSSSRSAQDPNAQLLESGNLVMRNGNDSDPENFLWQSFDYPCDTLLPGMKFGWNRVTGLDRYLSSWKSADDPSKGNFTYGIDLSGFPQPFLRNGLAVKFRAGPWNGVRFGGIPQLTNNSLFTSDYVSNEKEIYTIYHLVNSSVFVRRVLTPDGYSQRFIWTDKKNEWTLYLTSQRDDCDNYAICGVYGICKIDESPKCECMKGFKPKFQSNWDMADWSNGCIRSTPLDCQKGDGFVKYSGVKLADTRNSSFNESMNLKECASLCLRNCSCTAYANSDIRGEGSGCLLWFGDLIDIRDFTQNGQEFYVRMAASESDALSSLNSSSKKKKKQAIAMSISITGIVLLSLVLTLCVLKKRKRQLKRRGYMEHNIEGDETNEGQEHLEIPLFDLDTLLNATNNFSSDNKLGEGGFGPVYKGILQKGQEIAVKMMLKTSRQGLEEFKNEAESIAKLQHRNLVKLLGCCIHGRERMLIYEYLPNKSLDLFIFDQMRSVVLDWPKRFHIINGIARGLLYLHQDSRLRIIHRDLKAENILLDNEMSPKISDFGIARSFGGNETEANTTRVAGTLGYMSPEYASEGLYSTKSDVFSFGVLVLEIVSGKRNRGFNHPDRNINLLGHAWTLYKEDRSSEFIDASLGNTCNLSEVIRIINLGLLCVQRFPNDRPSMHFVVLMLSSEGTLPQPKEPCFFTDRSMMEASSPSGTQSPITVLEAR